The following proteins are encoded in a genomic region of Jaculus jaculus isolate mJacJac1 chromosome 13, mJacJac1.mat.Y.cur, whole genome shotgun sequence:
- the Hps4 gene encoding Hermansky-Pudlak syndrome 4 protein isoform X1, protein MATFIPPEIKPASWLNYFFLYDGSKVQEEGDPTRAGICYFYPSQTLLDQQELLCGQLAGVVRCVSDISGSPPSLIRLRKLKFAIKVEGDHLWGLGCAVELADVSCTRLLEQLAGLFTFYNGPVSLAYKNRSREELSSQWDTFISQVLGSTSELHRTFSALCNLDHTKVEPLLLLKAALLLQTCQRAPHVLAGCILYKGLIVSSQLPPSLTSKLLLQQAAPQDQRRPAARDGPQEARTALPPNVWITPVFLSKEEASSLQEFQVERVTRLQDGSFQHPPWGQSTSVPAENASMHVASTAWTSATPLEPMSPDRAWPSGSGENGLLSGHEEKRVGSAWNQTSGLSAWLQKEPAFSQEELDLSAIHIPETVCALGSRGHCCEESASVTCHPASMPPEDTGSCLSPCPFERMPKNGALEQHIALPGTSGHAPVPGADHTRRSSRPVAVPLQGLGPTGSELPAGAHSVGQRGDGGHRSSAALALACASHLATTQGHGPPADTLDSEPAPVGPPLGLVPMNLYTHSVKGLVLSLLAEEPLLGDAAAIEEVYHSSLASLNGLEVHLEETLPGDDACPASHASSYNFTHYDRIQRVLTANLPQVAASQDRRFLQAVSLMHSDFAQLPTLYEMTARNASTAVYACCSPARETFFQQRAPAARSSGFPNPQDCAFHLAGRAKQELLKHGVSLL, encoded by the exons ATGGCCACCTTCATTCCCCCAGAGATAAAGCCAGCCTCCTG GTTGAACTACTTTTTTCTATATGATGGTTCCAAGGTCCAGGAAGAAGGAGATCCAACCAGAGCTGGCATCTGTTATTTCTACCCCTCCCAG ACACTGCTGGACCAACAAGAGCTACTTTGCGGCCAGCTTGCTGGAGTTGTCCGCTGTGTCTCTGATATTTCGggttcccctccttctctcatccGTCTGCGGAAGCTCAAGTTTGCCATAAAGGTTGAGGGGGACCACCTGTGG gGCCTGGGCTGTGCTGTGGAGCTCGCGGACGTCAGCTGCACGCGGCTTCTGGAGCAGCTGGCCGGGCTCTTCACGTTCTACAATGGCCCCGTCTCCCTGGCCTACAAG AACCGTTCTCGGGAGGAGCTGAGCTCTCAGTGGGACACCTTCATCTCACAAGTCCTGGGGAGCACCAGTGAGCTGCACCGGACCTTCAGTGCCCTCTGCAACCTTGACCACACTAAG GTGGAGCCCCTGCTGCTTCTGAAGGCAGCCCTCCTCCTGCAGACCTGCCAGCGCGCGCCTCACGTCCTAGCCGGCTGCATCCTCTATAAGGGACT GATCGTGAGCTCCCAGCTTCCGCCCTCCCTCACCTCCAAGCTCCTGCTTCAGCAGGCCGCCCCTCAGGACCAG AGACGACCTGCTGCAAGGGATGGCCCGCAGGAAGCCA GAACAGCACTGCCCCCTAACGTGTGGATCACCCCTGTTTTCCTGAGCAAAGAGGAAGCCAGCAGTCTACAGGAATTCCAAGTGGAGCGGGTGACTAG GCTCCAGGATGGCTCATTCCAGCACCCTCCCTGGGGTCAGAGCACCTCTGTCCCCGCAGAAAATGCCAGCATGCATGTGGCATCCACAGCCTGGACATCAGCAACTCCTCTGGAGCCCATGTCCCCTGATAGAGCATGGCCGAGTGGCAGCGGAGAGAACGGGCTCTTGTCTGGTCATGAAGAGAAGCGTGTGGGGTCTGCTTGGAACCAGACCTCTGGCCTCAGTGCCTGGCTGCAGAAAGAGCCAGCCTTCTCCCAAGAGGAGCTGGACTTGTCTGCGATCCACATTCCTGAGACCGTGTGTGCCCTGGGTAGCAGAGGTCATTGCTGTGAGGAATCGGCCAGTGTTACGTGCCATCCAGCTTCCATGCCACCTGAGGACACAGGCAGCTGCCTGTCTCCCTGCCCTTTTGAGAGGATGCCCAAGAATGGAGCCCTAGAACAGCACATAGCCCTTCCTGGCACCAGTGGCCATGCCCCTGTCCCTGGTGCCGACCACACCAGAAGGAGCAGCAGGCCAGTGGCCGTGCCTCTCCAGGGTCTGGGCCCTACGGGAAGCGAGCTCCCCGCAGGGGCACACAGCGTGGGGCAGAGAGGGGATGGAGGACACCGGAGCAGTGCAGCCCTGGCTCTGGCATGCGCTTCCCACTTGGCCACCACTCAGGGCCACGGCCCCCCTGCGGACACACTTGACTCCGAGCCGGCCCCAGTTGGGCCCCCCCTGGGACTCGTGCCCATGAATCTCTACACTCACAGCGTGAAGGGGCTGGTGCTGTCCCTGCTGGCTGAGGAGCCACTTCTAGGAGATGCTGCAGCCATTGAGGAAGTG TACCACAGCAGCCTCGCGTCGCTGAACGGGCTCGAAGTCCACCTTGAGGAGACACTGCCCGGGGACGACGCGTGCCCTGCGAGCCACGCCAGTTCGTACAACTTCACCCACTACGACCGCATTCAGAGGGTGCTGACTG CTAACCTGCCTCAGGTGGCTGCCTCCCAGGACCGCCGCTTCCTGCAGGCCGTCAGCCTCATGCACTCGGACTTCGCCCAGCTGCCCACGCTGTATGAGATGACCGCCAG AAATGCCTCCACAGCTGTGTATGCCTGCTGCAGTCCTGCCCGGGAGACGTTCTTCCAGCAGCGGGCGCCCGCAGCCCGGAGCTCTGGCTTCCCGAACCCCCAGGACTGCGCCTTTCACCTCGCGGGCAGAGCCAAGCAGGAGTTGCTCAAGCACGGAGTGAGCCTGCTGTGA
- the Hps4 gene encoding Hermansky-Pudlak syndrome 4 protein isoform X2 — MATFIPPEIKPASWLNYFFLYDGSKVQEEGDPTRAGICYFYPSQGLGCAVELADVSCTRLLEQLAGLFTFYNGPVSLAYKNRSREELSSQWDTFISQVLGSTSELHRTFSALCNLDHTKVEPLLLLKAALLLQTCQRAPHVLAGCILYKGLIVSSQLPPSLTSKLLLQQAAPQDQRRPAARDGPQEARTALPPNVWITPVFLSKEEASSLQEFQVERVTRLQDGSFQHPPWGQSTSVPAENASMHVASTAWTSATPLEPMSPDRAWPSGSGENGLLSGHEEKRVGSAWNQTSGLSAWLQKEPAFSQEELDLSAIHIPETVCALGSRGHCCEESASVTCHPASMPPEDTGSCLSPCPFERMPKNGALEQHIALPGTSGHAPVPGADHTRRSSRPVAVPLQGLGPTGSELPAGAHSVGQRGDGGHRSSAALALACASHLATTQGHGPPADTLDSEPAPVGPPLGLVPMNLYTHSVKGLVLSLLAEEPLLGDAAAIEEVYHSSLASLNGLEVHLEETLPGDDACPASHASSYNFTHYDRIQRVLTANLPQVAASQDRRFLQAVSLMHSDFAQLPTLYEMTARNASTAVYACCSPARETFFQQRAPAARSSGFPNPQDCAFHLAGRAKQELLKHGVSLL, encoded by the exons ATGGCCACCTTCATTCCCCCAGAGATAAAGCCAGCCTCCTG GTTGAACTACTTTTTTCTATATGATGGTTCCAAGGTCCAGGAAGAAGGAGATCCAACCAGAGCTGGCATCTGTTATTTCTACCCCTCCCAG gGCCTGGGCTGTGCTGTGGAGCTCGCGGACGTCAGCTGCACGCGGCTTCTGGAGCAGCTGGCCGGGCTCTTCACGTTCTACAATGGCCCCGTCTCCCTGGCCTACAAG AACCGTTCTCGGGAGGAGCTGAGCTCTCAGTGGGACACCTTCATCTCACAAGTCCTGGGGAGCACCAGTGAGCTGCACCGGACCTTCAGTGCCCTCTGCAACCTTGACCACACTAAG GTGGAGCCCCTGCTGCTTCTGAAGGCAGCCCTCCTCCTGCAGACCTGCCAGCGCGCGCCTCACGTCCTAGCCGGCTGCATCCTCTATAAGGGACT GATCGTGAGCTCCCAGCTTCCGCCCTCCCTCACCTCCAAGCTCCTGCTTCAGCAGGCCGCCCCTCAGGACCAG AGACGACCTGCTGCAAGGGATGGCCCGCAGGAAGCCA GAACAGCACTGCCCCCTAACGTGTGGATCACCCCTGTTTTCCTGAGCAAAGAGGAAGCCAGCAGTCTACAGGAATTCCAAGTGGAGCGGGTGACTAG GCTCCAGGATGGCTCATTCCAGCACCCTCCCTGGGGTCAGAGCACCTCTGTCCCCGCAGAAAATGCCAGCATGCATGTGGCATCCACAGCCTGGACATCAGCAACTCCTCTGGAGCCCATGTCCCCTGATAGAGCATGGCCGAGTGGCAGCGGAGAGAACGGGCTCTTGTCTGGTCATGAAGAGAAGCGTGTGGGGTCTGCTTGGAACCAGACCTCTGGCCTCAGTGCCTGGCTGCAGAAAGAGCCAGCCTTCTCCCAAGAGGAGCTGGACTTGTCTGCGATCCACATTCCTGAGACCGTGTGTGCCCTGGGTAGCAGAGGTCATTGCTGTGAGGAATCGGCCAGTGTTACGTGCCATCCAGCTTCCATGCCACCTGAGGACACAGGCAGCTGCCTGTCTCCCTGCCCTTTTGAGAGGATGCCCAAGAATGGAGCCCTAGAACAGCACATAGCCCTTCCTGGCACCAGTGGCCATGCCCCTGTCCCTGGTGCCGACCACACCAGAAGGAGCAGCAGGCCAGTGGCCGTGCCTCTCCAGGGTCTGGGCCCTACGGGAAGCGAGCTCCCCGCAGGGGCACACAGCGTGGGGCAGAGAGGGGATGGAGGACACCGGAGCAGTGCAGCCCTGGCTCTGGCATGCGCTTCCCACTTGGCCACCACTCAGGGCCACGGCCCCCCTGCGGACACACTTGACTCCGAGCCGGCCCCAGTTGGGCCCCCCCTGGGACTCGTGCCCATGAATCTCTACACTCACAGCGTGAAGGGGCTGGTGCTGTCCCTGCTGGCTGAGGAGCCACTTCTAGGAGATGCTGCAGCCATTGAGGAAGTG TACCACAGCAGCCTCGCGTCGCTGAACGGGCTCGAAGTCCACCTTGAGGAGACACTGCCCGGGGACGACGCGTGCCCTGCGAGCCACGCCAGTTCGTACAACTTCACCCACTACGACCGCATTCAGAGGGTGCTGACTG CTAACCTGCCTCAGGTGGCTGCCTCCCAGGACCGCCGCTTCCTGCAGGCCGTCAGCCTCATGCACTCGGACTTCGCCCAGCTGCCCACGCTGTATGAGATGACCGCCAG AAATGCCTCCACAGCTGTGTATGCCTGCTGCAGTCCTGCCCGGGAGACGTTCTTCCAGCAGCGGGCGCCCGCAGCCCGGAGCTCTGGCTTCCCGAACCCCCAGGACTGCGCCTTTCACCTCGCGGGCAGAGCCAAGCAGGAGTTGCTCAAGCACGGAGTGAGCCTGCTGTGA